One Paraburkholderia phytofirmans OLGA172 genomic window carries:
- the mutS gene encoding DNA mismatch repair protein MutS: MGIQTAAANDVAQHTPMMQQYLRIKADHPGTLVFYRMGDFYELFFEDAEKAARLLDLTLTQRGASAGNPIKMAGVPHHAVEQYLAKLVKLGESVAICEQIGDPATSKGPVERKVVRVVTPGTLTDAALLSDKSDVYLMALCVAHNRRGVATSIGLAWLNLASGALRLAEVAPDQVAAALERIRPAEILVADTLADSASWTPPVNAGALTRVPVWHFDITSGTQRLCDQLEVAGLDGFGAHSLTAACGAAGALLLYAAATQGQQLRHVRSLKVEYESEYIGLDPATRRNLELTETLRGTESPTLCSLLDTCCTTMGSRLLRHWLHHPPREAAVAQARQQAIGALLDAPPGAGVETLRGALRQISDIERITGRLALLSARPRDLSSLRDTFIALPELRTQLAAVSSNADSLARIDASLEPPQACVELLKRAVAQEPSAMVRDGGVIARGYDAELDELRDISENCGQFLIDLETRERARTGIGNLRVEYNKVHGFYIEVTRGQTDKVPDDYRRRQTLKNAERYITPELKTFEDKALSAQERALARERSLYDALLQALLPFIPDCQRVAAALAELDLLTAFAERARALDWVAPTFSPDTGIEIEQGRHPVVEAQVEQFIANDCTLTPERKLLLITGPNMGGKSTFMRQTALIALLAYVGSYVPARRAAFGPIDRIFTRIGAADDLAGGRSTFMVEMTEAAAILNDATPQSLVLMDEIGRGTSTFDGLALAWAIARHLLSHNGCHTLFATHYFELTQLPAEFPQAANVHLSAVEHGHGIVFLHAVSEGPANQSYGLQVAQLAGVPNAVIRAARKHLAHLEQQSAAQPAPQLDLFAAPMPMLVEDADDERDQRHDTPASAAASPAMQLLVERLRAIDPNDLRPREALDLLYELHELAAAPDADH, from the coding sequence ATGGGCATTCAAACCGCAGCGGCCAATGACGTCGCACAACACACGCCGATGATGCAGCAGTACCTGCGCATCAAGGCGGATCATCCCGGCACGCTGGTGTTTTACCGGATGGGCGACTTCTACGAGCTCTTTTTCGAAGATGCGGAAAAGGCTGCGCGTTTGCTCGATTTAACACTTACGCAGCGCGGCGCGTCGGCGGGCAACCCGATCAAGATGGCGGGCGTGCCGCATCACGCGGTCGAACAGTATCTGGCCAAGCTGGTGAAGCTCGGCGAATCCGTCGCGATTTGCGAGCAGATCGGCGATCCGGCTACGTCGAAGGGGCCCGTGGAGCGCAAAGTCGTGCGCGTGGTAACGCCGGGCACACTGACAGACGCGGCACTTCTGTCCGACAAGAGCGACGTCTATCTGATGGCGCTGTGCGTCGCGCATAACCGCCGCGGCGTCGCAACGAGCATCGGGCTCGCGTGGCTGAATCTGGCGAGCGGCGCATTGCGCCTCGCCGAAGTCGCGCCCGACCAGGTAGCCGCCGCGCTCGAACGGATTCGTCCCGCAGAAATTCTGGTGGCCGACACCCTCGCGGACTCTGCGAGCTGGACGCCGCCCGTCAACGCCGGCGCCCTCACCCGCGTGCCGGTCTGGCACTTCGATATCACCTCGGGCACACAGCGTCTGTGCGATCAACTGGAGGTGGCCGGCCTCGATGGCTTCGGAGCGCATTCGCTGACGGCGGCATGCGGCGCGGCGGGCGCGCTGCTGCTGTATGCGGCGGCCACGCAAGGCCAGCAATTGCGTCACGTGCGCAGCCTGAAGGTCGAGTACGAGTCCGAATATATCGGGCTCGACCCTGCCACGCGCCGCAATCTTGAACTCACGGAAACGCTGCGCGGCACCGAATCGCCCACACTGTGCTCGCTGCTCGACACCTGCTGCACGACGATGGGCAGCCGTCTGCTGCGTCACTGGCTGCACCATCCCCCACGCGAAGCCGCTGTGGCGCAAGCACGTCAGCAGGCCATCGGCGCATTGCTCGACGCGCCGCCGGGCGCAGGCGTCGAAACGCTGCGCGGCGCGTTGCGGCAGATCTCCGACATCGAGCGGATTACCGGGCGTCTCGCGCTGCTGTCGGCGCGGCCTCGCGATCTGTCGAGCCTGCGCGATACATTCATCGCCTTGCCCGAGTTGCGCACACAACTCGCGGCCGTTTCGTCCAATGCGGATTCGCTGGCGCGTATCGACGCGTCGCTGGAACCGCCGCAAGCGTGTGTCGAACTGCTCAAGCGCGCGGTCGCGCAAGAACCCTCCGCCATGGTGCGCGACGGCGGCGTGATCGCCCGCGGCTACGATGCGGAACTCGATGAGTTGCGAGATATTTCGGAGAACTGCGGACAGTTCCTGATCGACCTCGAAACGCGCGAACGGGCGCGCACCGGCATCGGCAATCTGCGGGTCGAGTACAACAAGGTGCACGGCTTCTATATCGAAGTCACGCGCGGTCAGACCGACAAGGTGCCGGACGACTACCGCCGCCGGCAGACGCTGAAAAACGCCGAGCGTTACATCACGCCGGAACTGAAAACGTTCGAAGACAAGGCGCTGTCCGCGCAGGAGCGCGCGCTGGCCCGCGAACGCTCGCTGTACGACGCGTTGCTGCAAGCGCTGCTGCCTTTCATCCCGGATTGCCAGCGGGTCGCCGCAGCACTCGCCGAACTCGATCTGCTGACGGCCTTCGCCGAGCGCGCCCGCGCCCTCGATTGGGTCGCGCCGACGTTTTCGCCGGATACCGGCATCGAAATCGAACAAGGCCGGCATCCGGTTGTGGAGGCGCAGGTCGAGCAGTTCATCGCTAACGACTGCACGCTCACACCGGAGCGCAAACTGCTGCTGATCACCGGCCCGAACATGGGCGGTAAGTCGACCTTCATGCGGCAGACTGCGCTGATCGCGTTGCTCGCGTACGTCGGCAGCTATGTGCCGGCACGGCGCGCGGCATTCGGTCCGATCGATCGCATCTTCACGCGGATCGGCGCGGCGGACGATCTGGCCGGCGGCCGTTCGACCTTCATGGTGGAGATGACAGAAGCGGCGGCGATCCTGAACGACGCGACCCCGCAAAGTCTCGTGCTGATGGACGAGATTGGGCGCGGCACGTCGACGTTCGACGGCTTGGCGCTAGCGTGGGCCATCGCGCGGCACCTGCTCTCGCACAACGGCTGTCATACGCTGTTCGCCACGCACTACTTCGAATTGACGCAGTTGCCCGCCGAGTTTCCACAGGCGGCCAATGTGCACCTGTCGGCAGTCGAGCATGGGCACGGCATTGTGTTCCTGCATGCGGTCAGTGAAGGTCCGGCGAATCAGAGTTACGGGTTGCAGGTCGCGCAACTGGCCGGTGTGCCGAACGCAGTGATCCGCGCGGCCCGCAAGCATCTCGCGCATCTCGAACAGCAATCGGCGGCGCAACCCGCACCGCAACTCGATCTGTTCGCCGCACCCATGCCCATGCTGGTCGAAGACGCCGACGACGAACGCGATCAACGCCATGACACGCCGGCATCGGCGGCGGCATCGCCGGCCATGCAGTTACTCGTCGAGCGTTTGCGCGCAATCGACCCGAACGATCTGCGCCCGCGCGAAGCGCTCGATCTGCTGTACGAACTGCACGAGCTGGCCGCCGCGCCGGATGCAGATCATTGA
- the lplT gene encoding lysophospholipid transporter LplT, whose translation MKKGFYTIIAAQFISSLADNALLIAAIALLSVIRSAAWVTPLLQIFFTISYVLLAPFVGAFADAMQKRHVMFISNALKASGCLMMIAGVHPMIAYGVVGFGAAAYSPAKYGILTELLPAAKLVKANAWLESATVLSTIVGTMVGGALISTVADKFVAHAHLPLIRSSADLAMFAVMLTYAIAAGINVFIPDTGARYPNRLTEPKKLVGDFYHCFNVLWADKLAQIALWVTTLMWGGAVTLQLLVLKWANVNLGLSLSKAAVMQGVTGLGIAVGAAAAAALIPLRRSLRVLPIGILTGAVAIAVAFYNKDMFPAGAGIRIGSYVLPIYILLAYPVMILLGALSGFFIVPMNAILQHRGATLLSAGHSIAVQNFNQNLAVLLMLGAYALLLIAKMPAQWIIVVFGSFITFMMWLAKRRSAVNERTVDMRALVEE comes from the coding sequence ATGAAAAAAGGCTTCTACACAATCATCGCGGCGCAGTTCATTTCGTCGCTCGCGGACAATGCACTGCTGATCGCCGCCATCGCCTTGCTGTCGGTGATCCGTTCGGCCGCCTGGGTCACGCCGCTGCTGCAGATTTTCTTTACCATCTCCTACGTGTTGCTCGCTCCCTTCGTCGGCGCGTTCGCCGACGCGATGCAAAAGCGGCACGTCATGTTCATCTCCAACGCGCTAAAGGCGAGCGGCTGCCTGATGATGATCGCCGGCGTTCATCCGATGATCGCGTACGGCGTGGTCGGCTTTGGCGCGGCCGCATATTCACCGGCCAAATACGGCATTCTCACCGAGCTCCTGCCCGCGGCAAAACTCGTCAAGGCGAACGCGTGGCTCGAATCGGCCACCGTCCTGTCGACCATTGTCGGCACGATGGTCGGCGGCGCGCTGATCAGCACCGTTGCCGATAAATTCGTCGCCCATGCGCATTTGCCTCTGATCCGCTCCTCCGCCGATCTGGCCATGTTCGCGGTGATGCTCACCTATGCCATTGCAGCGGGAATCAACGTCTTCATTCCCGACACTGGCGCGCGCTATCCGAACCGTTTGACCGAACCGAAGAAACTGGTCGGCGACTTCTATCATTGCTTCAACGTGCTGTGGGCCGACAAGCTCGCACAGATCGCGCTGTGGGTCACGACGCTGATGTGGGGTGGCGCGGTCACACTGCAATTGCTGGTGCTCAAATGGGCGAACGTGAACCTCGGCTTGTCGCTGTCGAAGGCCGCCGTGATGCAAGGCGTCACGGGTCTCGGCATCGCCGTCGGTGCGGCTGCCGCGGCCGCGCTGATTCCGTTGCGCCGTTCGCTGCGCGTGCTGCCGATCGGCATCCTCACCGGCGCGGTCGCGATCGCCGTGGCGTTCTATAACAAGGACATGTTTCCGGCCGGCGCCGGCATTCGTATCGGCTCGTATGTCCTGCCGATCTATATCCTGCTCGCCTATCCTGTGATGATTCTGCTCGGCGCGCTGTCCGGATTTTTTATCGTGCCGATGAACGCGATACTTCAGCATCGCGGCGCGACGCTGCTCTCCGCGGGCCATTCGATCGCGGTGCAGAATTTCAACCAGAACCTGGCCGTGCTGCTGATGCTCGGCGCCTACGCGCTGCTGCTCATCGCCAAGATGCCGGCGCAATGGATCATCGTCGTGTTCGGCAGCTTCATCACGTTCATGATGTGGCTCGCAAAACGGCGCAGTGCCGTGAATGAGCGCACGGTGGATATGCGGGCGCTGGTGGAAGAGTGA
- a CDS encoding inositol monophosphatase family protein translates to MHPMLNIAVKAARRAAQIINRASLDLDLLQVSKKQHNDFVTEVDKASEAAIIDTLKTAYPDHAILAEESGKSDNESEYQWIIDPLDGTTNFIHGFPYYCVSIALAHKGIVTQSVVYDPTRNDLFTASRGRGAFLNDRRIRVAKRDRLADGLIGTGFPFREKDGLEAYGRQFAEMTEACAGLRRPGAAALDLANVAAGRMDGFFEQGLNPWDVAAGSLLITEAGGLVGNFTGDSDFLHVGEIVAGNPKVYAQMIPILSRYSRTRQQSA, encoded by the coding sequence ATGCATCCCATGCTCAATATTGCTGTGAAGGCCGCGCGCCGCGCAGCCCAGATCATCAACCGCGCGTCGCTCGACCTCGATCTCCTCCAGGTCAGCAAGAAACAGCACAACGATTTCGTCACGGAGGTCGACAAAGCGTCTGAAGCTGCGATCATCGACACGCTCAAGACCGCCTACCCCGATCACGCCATCCTCGCCGAAGAATCCGGCAAGTCGGACAACGAGTCCGAATATCAGTGGATCATCGATCCGCTCGACGGCACCACCAATTTCATCCACGGCTTCCCGTACTACTGCGTGTCGATCGCGCTCGCCCACAAGGGCATCGTGACGCAGTCCGTGGTCTACGATCCGACCCGCAACGACCTGTTCACCGCTTCGCGCGGCCGCGGCGCGTTCCTGAACGACCGCCGCATTCGTGTCGCCAAGCGCGACCGCCTCGCTGATGGCCTGATCGGCACCGGCTTCCCGTTCCGCGAAAAGGACGGTCTCGAAGCGTACGGCCGCCAGTTCGCCGAAATGACCGAAGCCTGCGCCGGCCTGCGCCGTCCGGGCGCCGCCGCGCTCGATCTGGCCAACGTCGCCGCGGGCCGGATGGACGGCTTCTTCGAGCAAGGCCTGAATCCGTGGGACGTCGCCGCGGGCAGCCTGCTGATCACGGAAGCCGGCGGTCTGGTCGGCAATTTCACGGGGGACTCGGATTTCCTGCACGTTGGCGAAATTGTCGCGGGCAATCCGAAGGTCTACGCGCAGATGATCCCGATCCTGTCGCGCTACAGCCGTACGCGTCAGCAATCGGCTTAA